A window of Flavobacterium flavigenum contains these coding sequences:
- the leuD gene encoding 3-isopropylmalate dehydratase small subunit, with protein MAYDKFNILTSSAVPLPIENVDTDQIIPARFLKATKREGFGDNLFRDWRYNSDDTPKADFVLNNPTYSGKILVGGKNFGSGSSREHAAWAVYDYGFRAVVSSFFADIFKGNCLNIGVLPVQISPEFLENIFKAIEADPKTELEINLPAQTITLLSTGEQESFAINGYKKNNMINGFDDIDYLQNIKEDIKAFADKLPY; from the coding sequence ATGGCATACGATAAATTTAATATATTAACCAGCAGCGCAGTGCCGTTGCCAATTGAGAACGTAGATACAGATCAAATTATTCCAGCTCGTTTCCTGAAAGCTACAAAACGTGAAGGTTTTGGAGACAACCTTTTCAGAGACTGGAGATACAATAGCGACGATACCCCAAAAGCAGATTTCGTTTTAAACAACCCAACTTACAGCGGAAAAATCCTTGTAGGAGGAAAAAACTTCGGTTCTGGATCTTCTAGAGAGCACGCTGCATGGGCAGTTTACGATTACGGATTCCGTGCTGTGGTTTCTTCTTTCTTTGCTGATATCTTCAAAGGAAACTGTTTGAATATTGGTGTTTTACCAGTACAAATCAGCCCTGAATTTTTGGAAAACATTTTCAAAGCTATCGAAGCTGATCCAAAAACAGAATTAGAAATCAATCTTCCGGCTCAGACTATTACTTTATTGTCAACAGGTGAACAGGAATCATTTGCGATCAACGGATACAAAAAGAACAATATGATCAATGGGTTTGATGATATTGATTATTTACAAAATATTAAGGAAGATATCAAAGCTTTCGCTGACAAGCTTCCTTACTAA
- the leuB gene encoding 3-isopropylmalate dehydrogenase, with protein MKFNIALLAGDGIGPEVIDQAVKVSDAVAKKFGHEITWKPALTGAAAIDAVGEPYPDATHEICKNADAVLFGAIGHPKYDNDPSAPVRPEQGLLKMRKALGLFANVRPTFTFPSLLDKSPLKRERIEGTDLVFLRELTGGIYFGEKGRKDNGDTAFDNCVYTRAEVQRLAKKGFELAMTRSKKLCCVDKANVLETSRLWRETVQAMEKDYPEVEVSYEFVDAVAMRLVQWPNSYDVLITENLFGDILTDEASVISGSMGLMPSASMGAEVSLFEPIHGSYPQATGLNIANPMATVLSAAMMFENFGLMEEGKAMRDAVNKALEAGVVTEDLANGGKAYGTKEVGDWLAANV; from the coding sequence ATGAAATTTAACATAGCCCTTTTAGCCGGAGACGGAATCGGACCAGAAGTAATTGATCAGGCAGTAAAAGTATCAGATGCTGTTGCCAAAAAATTTGGACATGAAATTACCTGGAAACCAGCTTTAACCGGTGCTGCTGCAATTGATGCAGTAGGTGAGCCTTATCCGGATGCTACACACGAAATTTGTAAAAATGCTGATGCTGTTCTTTTTGGAGCCATTGGACACCCTAAATATGATAACGACCCTTCTGCGCCTGTACGTCCGGAACAAGGTTTGTTGAAAATGCGTAAAGCATTAGGTTTGTTCGCAAACGTAAGACCAACATTTACATTCCCCTCTTTATTGGATAAATCTCCTTTAAAAAGAGAAAGAATCGAAGGAACTGACTTAGTTTTCTTAAGAGAATTAACCGGCGGAATTTATTTTGGTGAAAAAGGAAGAAAAGACAACGGAGATACTGCTTTTGACAACTGTGTTTATACAAGAGCCGAAGTACAGCGTTTAGCTAAAAAAGGTTTCGAATTAGCCATGACACGTTCTAAAAAATTATGCTGTGTGGATAAAGCTAACGTTCTGGAAACGTCACGTTTATGGAGAGAAACGGTTCAGGCTATGGAAAAAGACTACCCGGAAGTAGAAGTAAGCTACGAATTTGTTGATGCGGTTGCGATGCGTTTGGTACAATGGCCAAACTCTTATGATGTTTTGATTACGGAGAACTTATTTGGAGACATTTTAACAGATGAAGCTTCTGTAATTTCTGGTTCAATGGGATTAATGCCTTCTGCATCGATGGGAGCTGAAGTATCTTTATTTGAGCCTATTCACGGTTCATATCCACAAGCTACAGGATTAAATATTGCTAACCCAATGGCTACTGTTTTATCTGCAGCTATGATGTTCGAAAACTTCGGATTGATGGAAGAAGGAAAAGCAATGAGAGATGCTGTAAACAAAGCTTTAGAAGCCGGAGTAGTTACTGAAGATTTAGCTAATGGAGGCAAAGCATACGGAACCAAAGAAGTAGGTGACTGGTTAGCTGCAAACGTATAA
- a CDS encoding alpha-isopropylmalate synthase regulatory domain-containing protein codes for MEKRKIEIMDTTLRDGEQTSGVSFSAAEKLTIAQLLLEELNIDRIEIASARVSEGEFQGVSGIMSWAEEKGYTSRIEVLTFVDGGLSIDWMKKSGAKVQNLLTKGSLNHLTHQLKKTPEQHFSEIAQTIALAKENNIETNVYLEDWSNGMRNSPEYVFQYLDFLTQQPVKRILLPDTLGVLIPSQAFEFISTITAKYPNTHFDFHAHNDYDLSVANVMEAIKAGIKGLHVTVNGMGERAGNAPLESTVAVINDFMPDVKINIKETSLYSVSKLVETFTGYRIPANKPIVGDNVFTQTAGIHADGDNKNNLYFNDLLPERFGRKRKYALGKTSGKANIEKNLQELGLKLNQEDLKLVTQKIIELGDKKETVTKEDLPYIISDVLDSHTYQDKITIDSYMLVHSKGMRPSTTLSLNLDGEIIEENAQGDGQFDAFMNALTKIYKSKKLTLPKLIDYAVRIPPGSSSDALCETIITWVNNGKEFKTRGLDSDQTVAAIIATQKMLNVITQ; via the coding sequence ATGGAAAAAAGAAAAATTGAAATAATGGATACAACGCTCCGTGATGGTGAACAAACCTCAGGAGTATCTTTTTCTGCTGCAGAAAAACTGACCATTGCACAATTATTGCTGGAAGAATTAAATATTGACAGAATCGAAATTGCTTCAGCACGTGTGAGTGAAGGCGAATTTCAGGGGGTCAGTGGCATTATGTCCTGGGCCGAAGAAAAAGGATACACCAGCAGAATTGAAGTCCTGACTTTTGTTGACGGCGGCCTTTCTATAGACTGGATGAAAAAATCAGGTGCCAAAGTCCAGAATTTATTGACGAAAGGCTCTCTCAACCACCTGACACATCAATTAAAAAAGACTCCGGAACAACACTTTTCTGAAATAGCCCAAACAATAGCGTTAGCAAAAGAAAATAACATTGAAACCAATGTTTACCTGGAAGACTGGAGCAACGGAATGCGTAATTCTCCTGAATATGTTTTTCAATATTTAGATTTCTTAACGCAGCAACCTGTAAAAAGAATTCTGCTTCCGGACACTTTGGGAGTATTGATTCCATCTCAGGCTTTCGAATTTATTTCGACCATTACAGCAAAATATCCCAATACTCATTTTGACTTTCATGCTCATAACGATTACGACTTAAGTGTTGCTAACGTTATGGAAGCTATAAAAGCCGGAATAAAAGGACTTCACGTAACCGTAAACGGAATGGGTGAACGCGCCGGAAATGCACCGCTTGAAAGTACGGTTGCTGTTATCAATGATTTTATGCCGGATGTAAAAATCAACATTAAAGAAACCTCGTTATACTCTGTAAGCAAATTAGTTGAAACTTTTACAGGATACAGAATTCCTGCAAACAAACCTATTGTTGGAGATAACGTTTTTACACAGACTGCCGGAATTCATGCCGATGGCGACAACAAAAACAATTTATATTTTAATGATCTTCTTCCGGAACGTTTTGGAAGAAAAAGAAAATACGCCCTTGGAAAAACTTCAGGAAAAGCTAATATTGAAAAAAATCTTCAGGAATTAGGATTAAAATTAAATCAGGAAGATTTGAAACTGGTAACCCAAAAAATCATCGAATTAGGCGACAAAAAAGAAACTGTTACCAAAGAAGATTTACCTTATATAATTTCTGATGTTTTAGACAGTCATACTTATCAGGATAAAATTACGATAGATTCTTATATGCTGGTTCATTCTAAAGGAATGCGCCCATCGACCACTTTATCTTTAAATTTAGATGGCGAAATAATAGAAGAAAACGCACAAGGCGACGGTCAGTTTGATGCTTTCATGAATGCATTGACCAAGATTTACAAAAGCAAAAAACTAACACTTCCAAAATTGATTGATTATGCAGTGCGAATCCCTCCCGGAAGTAGTTCAGATGCCTTATGCGAAACTATTATCACCTGGGTAAATAACGGAAAAGAATTCAAAACCCGCGGATTAGATTCGGATCAGACCGTTGCAGCCATTATTGCTACTCAGAAAATGCTGAATGTCATCACGCAGTAA
- a CDS encoding tRNA1(Val) (adenine(37)-N6)-methyltransferase, with translation MFQFKQFSIQQDKTAMKVGTDGVLLGAWSPVNHNPFSVLDIGAGTGVIALMLAQRSQAQQIDALEIDEDAYEQAVENFENSPWGDRLFCFHAGLDEFIEEPEDEYDLIVSNPPFYSEDYKTSNEQRDLARFQDAMPFEELVEAADLLLSENGIFAVILPFKEEKNFIALAKEAQLYSTKITRVKGTQTSEIKRSLLAFSRNENQEAEIDELVIEIDRHVYTPEYIELTKDFYLKM, from the coding sequence ATGTTTCAATTCAAACAATTTTCTATTCAGCAAGACAAAACCGCTATGAAAGTTGGAACTGACGGTGTTTTACTAGGTGCATGGTCTCCTGTAAATCATAATCCGTTTAGTGTTTTAGATATAGGTGCAGGAACCGGAGTCATCGCTTTAATGCTTGCTCAAAGGAGTCAAGCACAACAAATCGATGCGCTTGAAATTGACGAAGACGCCTATGAACAAGCAGTAGAAAATTTTGAAAATTCTCCCTGGGGAGATCGTTTATTCTGCTTTCATGCCGGGTTGGACGAATTTATTGAAGAACCGGAAGATGAATACGATTTGATTGTTTCAAATCCACCTTTTTATTCCGAAGATTATAAAACATCAAACGAACAACGTGATTTGGCCCGTTTTCAGGATGCAATGCCTTTTGAAGAATTGGTTGAAGCAGCGGACTTATTGCTTTCAGAAAATGGAATATTTGCAGTGATCCTTCCATTCAAAGAAGAGAAAAACTTTATAGCTTTGGCCAAAGAAGCTCAATTATATTCAACCAAAATTACTCGCGTAAAAGGTACCCAAACTTCAGAAATTAAACGCAGTTTATTAGCTTTTAGCCGAAACGAAAATCAGGAAGCTGAAATAGATGAATTGGTTATTGAAATCGATCGACATGTGTATACACCAGAATATATTGAGTTGACAAAAGATTTTTACCTTAAAATGTAG
- the rimM gene encoding ribosome maturation factor RimM (Essential for efficient processing of 16S rRNA), which translates to MRKEECFYLGKIAKKFSFKGEVLIYLDTDEPELYENLESVFVDHNKHLVPFFIETSSLHKNDFLRVRFEDVNTEEDADALVGNAVYLPLTMLPKLSGNKFYFHEVIGFEIEDQRLGVFGKITSVNDSSAQPLFEVLNGEVEILVPMIDHFLVKIDRENKKVIMNLPEGLVEMYL; encoded by the coding sequence ATGCGTAAAGAAGAATGTTTTTATTTAGGTAAAATCGCTAAAAAATTTAGTTTCAAAGGTGAAGTCCTGATCTATTTAGACACAGACGAACCTGAGTTATACGAAAATCTGGAATCAGTGTTTGTTGATCACAACAAACATCTGGTTCCTTTTTTTATTGAAACAAGTTCTTTACACAAAAACGACTTTTTAAGAGTTCGTTTTGAAGATGTAAACACCGAAGAAGATGCTGATGCCTTAGTTGGAAATGCTGTCTATCTTCCTTTAACTATGTTGCCAAAACTTTCCGGCAACAAATTTTATTTCCACGAAGTTATTGGTTTCGAAATTGAAGACCAGCGTTTAGGCGTTTTTGGAAAAATCACTTCTGTTAATGATTCTTCTGCCCAGCCACTTTTTGAAGTTTTAAATGGCGAAGTTGAAATACTAGTTCCAATGATTGATCATTTCCTTGTAAAGATTGACAGGGAAAACAAAAAAGTCATCATGAATCTTCCTGAGGGATTGGTGGAAATGTACTTATAA
- a CDS encoding DUF3050 domain-containing protein, producing the protein MNIETINNRIYPQKEMLLQHSLYNKIQSIDDLHSFLESHVFAVWDFMSLLKALQAKLTCTTTPWFPTKNPETRYLINEIVLAEETDLTIDGKRQSHYEMYIEAMKACGADTSAINKFLSEVNSLHNIFVAIKQSSLHPDVKSFLDFTFRVIEQGKPHEIAAAFTFGREDLIPAMFTEILKNFQKNLPEVDLTKLLYYFERHIELDADEHGPMAMQMITELCEDDAQKWSDVEEISILALEKRIGLWNAIEEEISMKAEMV; encoded by the coding sequence ATGAATATTGAAACCATCAACAATCGCATTTACCCTCAAAAGGAAATGCTTTTACAGCATTCTTTGTACAATAAAATCCAAAGCATCGATGACCTGCATAGTTTCTTAGAAAGTCATGTTTTTGCAGTTTGGGACTTTATGTCACTATTAAAGGCTTTACAGGCTAAACTTACCTGTACAACTACGCCTTGGTTTCCAACAAAAAATCCCGAAACCCGATATTTAATCAACGAAATTGTCCTTGCTGAAGAAACCGACCTCACTATTGACGGCAAAAGACAAAGTCATTACGAAATGTATATCGAGGCAATGAAGGCCTGTGGTGCAGATACATCTGCAATAAACAAATTTTTATCTGAGGTAAATTCGCTTCATAATATTTTTGTTGCCATCAAACAAAGTTCCTTACATCCAGATGTAAAATCATTTTTAGATTTCACTTTCCGTGTTATAGAACAAGGTAAACCACATGAGATTGCGGCTGCCTTTACCTTTGGAAGAGAAGATTTAATTCCGGCTATGTTCACGGAAATTCTGAAAAACTTTCAAAAAAATCTTCCTGAAGTTGATTTAACAAAACTCCTTTATTATTTCGAAAGACATATTGAACTTGATGCCGATGAGCACGGTCCTATGGCCATGCAAATGATTACAGAATTATGTGAGGATGATGCTCAAAAATGGTCTGATGTAGAAGAAATTTCAATTCTGGCTTTAGAAAAAAGAATCGGACTCTGGAATGCTATTGAAGAAGAAATTTCAATGAAAGCAGAAATGGTGTAA
- a CDS encoding RNA recognition motif domain-containing protein, with amino-acid sequence MNIFVGSLPFSIEEADLRESFEAYGAVDSVKIITDKFTGRSKGFGFVEMPNDAEAQKAIDELNGAVVSGRAIVVNKSEPKPEGERRSFNNNRGGDSRGGYGNNRGGNDRGGNRGGY; translated from the coding sequence ATGAACATTTTTGTGGGAAGCCTTCCATTCAGTATTGAGGAAGCAGATTTAAGAGAGTCTTTCGAGGCTTACGGAGCGGTAGATTCAGTAAAAATTATTACTGATAAATTTACCGGAAGAAGCAAAGGATTTGGTTTTGTTGAGATGCCAAACGACGCGGAAGCTCAAAAAGCAATTGATGAATTGAACGGAGCTGTTGTTTCAGGACGTGCAATTGTGGTTAATAAATCTGAGCCGAAACCTGAAGGAGAAAGAAGAAGCTTCAATAACAACCGTGGAGGTGATTCTCGCGGAGGTTACGGAAACAACCGTGGTGGAAATGACCGTGGTGGAAACAGAGGAGGATATTAA
- a CDS encoding acyl-CoA dehydrogenase family protein, which yields MKPDLFQAPDYYNLDDLLTDEHKLVRESARAWVKREVSPIIEEYAQKAEFPKQIIKGLGEIGGFGPYIPVEYGGAGLDQISYGLIMQEIERGDSGVRSTSSVQSSLVMYPIWKYGNEEQRMKYLPKLATGEWMGCFGLTEPDHGSDPGSMITNFKDMGDHYLLNGAKMWISNAPFADIAVVWAKNEEGRIHGLIVERGMEGFTTPETHNKWSLRASSTGELIFDNVKVPKENLLPNKSGLGAPLGCLDSARYGIAWGAIGAAMDCYDTALRYAKERIQFGKPIGGTQLQQKKLAEMITEITKAQLLTWRLGVLRNEGKATTGQISMAKRNNVDMAIHIAREARQMLGGMGITGEYSIMRHMMNLESVITYEGTHDIHLLITGMDVTGLSAFK from the coding sequence ATGAAACCCGATTTATTTCAAGCACCCGATTATTATAACCTTGATGATTTACTAACAGACGAACACAAATTGGTTCGCGAGTCTGCACGTGCATGGGTTAAACGTGAAGTTTCTCCTATCATAGAAGAATATGCTCAAAAAGCAGAATTTCCAAAACAAATCATAAAAGGTCTTGGAGAAATTGGCGGATTTGGACCTTATATTCCTGTAGAATATGGCGGAGCAGGCTTAGACCAGATTTCATACGGACTGATCATGCAGGAAATTGAGCGCGGAGATTCGGGCGTACGATCTACCTCATCAGTACAGTCTTCTTTAGTAATGTATCCTATCTGGAAATATGGAAATGAAGAACAACGAATGAAATATCTGCCAAAACTGGCCACAGGGGAATGGATGGGCTGTTTTGGTTTAACCGAACCAGATCACGGTTCTGACCCCGGAAGCATGATTACCAATTTTAAGGATATGGGCGATCATTATCTCTTAAATGGTGCTAAAATGTGGATTTCGAATGCTCCTTTTGCTGATATTGCCGTAGTCTGGGCAAAAAATGAAGAAGGCAGAATTCACGGATTAATCGTAGAACGCGGAATGGAAGGCTTTACAACGCCTGAAACGCATAACAAATGGTCGCTTCGTGCATCTTCGACAGGCGAATTGATTTTTGATAACGTAAAGGTTCCTAAAGAAAACCTGTTACCAAACAAATCCGGATTGGGAGCACCGCTTGGGTGTTTAGATTCAGCCAGATACGGAATAGCCTGGGGAGCAATTGGAGCGGCAATGGACTGCTACGATACTGCTTTGCGTTATGCCAAAGAAAGAATCCAGTTTGGAAAACCTATTGGAGGAACACAATTACAGCAGAAAAAACTGGCCGAAATGATTACCGAAATCACAAAAGCACAATTATTAACCTGGAGATTAGGAGTTCTACGAAACGAAGGGAAAGCTACAACGGGCCAAATCTCAATGGCTAAACGAAATAATGTTGACATGGCAATTCACATTGCGCGAGAAGCCAGACAAATGCTGGGCGGAATGGGAATTACAGGCGAATATTCGATCATGCGCCATATGATGAACCTTGAAAGTGTCATTACTTATGAAGGCACTCATGACATTCACTTATTGATAACAGGAATGGATGTTACAGGGCTTTCGGCATTCAAATAA
- the leuC gene encoding 3-isopropylmalate dehydratase large subunit, with translation MSKTLFDKVWDSHVVRKIEDGPDVFFIDRHFIHEVTSPVAFLGLKSRGVNVLYPERTFATADHNTPTINQHLPVQDPLSANQLKALEDNANEYGISHWGLGHQKNGIVHVVGPENGITLPGATIVCGDSHTSTHGAFGAIAFGIGTSEVEMVLSTQCIMQPKPKKMRINVNGQLSKGVGPKDVALYIIAQLTTSGGTGYFVEYAGNVFENMTMEGRMTVCNLSIEMGARGGMIAPDQTTFDFLEGRLYAPKGEAWTKAVEYWKTLKTDADAVFDAELNIKAEDIEPMITYGTNPGMGIGITKHIPNAKEVEGGEETYKKSLAYMGFNEDDVMIGKQIDYVFLGSCTNGRIEDFRAFAEIVKGRKKADNITAWLVPGSHVVEAQIKEEGILDILTEAGFVLRQPGCSACLAMNDDKVPAGKYAVSTSNRNFEGRQGPGSRTLLASPIMAAAAAVTGKLTDPRELF, from the coding sequence ATGAGTAAGACATTATTTGACAAAGTATGGGATTCACACGTTGTGCGTAAAATTGAAGATGGACCAGATGTGTTTTTTATTGACCGTCATTTCATTCATGAAGTTACGAGTCCTGTTGCTTTTTTAGGATTAAAATCAAGAGGCGTTAACGTTTTATACCCGGAACGTACTTTTGCAACTGCTGACCACAATACACCAACCATAAACCAACACCTGCCTGTTCAGGATCCTTTATCTGCGAACCAGCTGAAAGCTCTTGAAGACAATGCAAACGAATACGGAATTTCGCACTGGGGATTAGGTCACCAAAAAAATGGAATTGTACACGTAGTTGGTCCTGAAAACGGAATTACTTTGCCAGGCGCTACTATTGTATGTGGAGATTCGCATACGTCTACTCACGGTGCTTTTGGAGCTATCGCTTTTGGTATCGGAACCTCTGAGGTTGAAATGGTGCTTTCTACGCAATGTATCATGCAGCCTAAACCAAAGAAAATGCGTATCAACGTAAACGGGCAACTTAGTAAAGGAGTTGGACCAAAAGACGTTGCGCTTTATATTATTGCTCAATTAACTACTTCTGGAGGAACTGGTTACTTCGTTGAATACGCTGGTAATGTTTTTGAAAACATGACTATGGAAGGCCGCATGACAGTTTGTAACTTAAGTATCGAAATGGGTGCTCGTGGAGGAATGATTGCTCCTGACCAAACTACTTTCGATTTCTTAGAAGGAAGATTATACGCTCCAAAAGGAGAAGCCTGGACTAAAGCTGTTGAATACTGGAAAACACTTAAAACGGATGCTGATGCTGTTTTTGATGCTGAATTAAACATCAAAGCTGAAGACATCGAACCAATGATTACGTATGGTACTAACCCTGGAATGGGAATTGGTATTACAAAACATATTCCGAACGCTAAAGAAGTTGAAGGCGGTGAGGAAACTTACAAAAAATCGTTAGCTTACATGGGCTTCAACGAAGATGACGTAATGATTGGAAAACAAATCGATTACGTTTTCTTAGGAAGCTGTACAAACGGACGTATTGAAGATTTTAGAGCTTTCGCTGAAATTGTAAAAGGAAGAAAAAAAGCGGATAATATTACCGCTTGGTTAGTTCCTGGATCTCACGTAGTTGAAGCACAAATTAAAGAAGAAGGAATTTTGGATATTTTGACAGAAGCTGGTTTCGTATTACGTCAGCCTGGATGTTCTGCTTGTTTAGCCATGAACGACGATAAAGTTCCTGCTGGAAAATATGCAGTAAGTACTTCAAACAGAAACTTTGAAGGTCGTCAGGGTCCTGGTTCCAGAACGCTTTTGGCAAGTCCAATTATGGCAGCAGCAGCAGCGGTAACAGGAAAATTGACTGACCCGAGAGAATTGTTCTAG
- a CDS encoding 30S ribosomal protein S16, translating into MSVKIRLQRHGKKGKPFYWVVAADARSKRDGKYLEKIGTYNPNTNPATIDLNLDSAVKWLHNGAQPTDTARAILSYKGALLKHHLDGGIRKGALTQEQADAKLAAWLEAKAGKVDAKKDGLSKAQADVKAKALKAEQEVNAKRLAAAAQAEADAIAAATAAEATEEVAEVEAATEEAPAAEENNETTEA; encoded by the coding sequence ATGTCAGTAAAAATTAGATTACAAAGACACGGTAAAAAAGGAAAACCTTTTTACTGGGTTGTAGCTGCAGATGCACGCTCAAAAAGAGATGGTAAATACTTAGAGAAAATCGGTACTTACAATCCAAACACTAACCCGGCAACTATCGACTTAAACCTTGATAGTGCAGTAAAATGGTTGCACAATGGTGCTCAGCCAACTGATACTGCAAGAGCGATCCTTTCTTACAAAGGTGCTTTATTGAAACACCACCTTGATGGAGGTATCCGTAAAGGAGCTTTGACTCAAGAGCAGGCAGATGCAAAATTAGCTGCTTGGTTAGAGGCTAAAGCTGGAAAAGTTGATGCTAAAAAAGACGGTTTATCAAAAGCACAGGCTGATGTTAAAGCTAAAGCTTTAAAAGCAGAACAAGAAGTTAATGCAAAACGTTTAGCTGCTGCAGCTCAGGCTGAAGCTGATGCTATCGCTGCTGCAACTGCTGCAGAGGCTACAGAAGAAGTTGCTGAAGTTGAAGCTGCTACTGAAGAAGCTCCTGCTGCTGAAGAGAATAACGAAACAACTGAAGCATAA